Sequence from the Alicyclobacillus vulcanalis genome:
AACAGCGATCCGATGACGGGTGCAAGGATGAGCACGTACCACCACCGCTTCGCCTTTGTGGGCGGCTTCTGCGTGTCGTTCATCATGTCCACCTCCTTCCCCATTGGCTCGCGCTTGCCCATGTAAACAACCGATTGTTTAGTCTCTCCGGCTGTCAGCGCTTACAGATGGGCAGCTCGTCATCATTTATAAGCTACGACAGGCTTGTCTGTCAAAGACATGGCTTGGAAAGCGCGCGGGCGGCCGCGCCTTCATCCGTTCCCCTGCGGGAACCGAAGCCGAAGCACGGTTTTGCGCGGCTGTGTCGTGCGCTTGACCTCCAAGTTGCCGCCGTGCTCGAGCGCAATCCGGTGGGCGACCATCAGTTCGAGGCCGGTGCCCCGCTCGCTCGTGTCGTAGAAGGGCTCCCCAGGGCGAGCCGAAAGCGAGGTCGGGATTCCTTCGCCGGCGTGCTGAATCGTCGCGATCGCGCCGACTTCCGTGGCCGTGACGGACAGGCTCACGTCGCCCTGCGCCTCGGCGGCCGCCTCGATGGCGTTGCGCAACAGGCTGACGAACATCTGCCGCAGCTGGCCTGGATGGCCCAACACCTGCGCGGGCTCCAACGGGCCGCACGCCAGCTTCACGCCGCGCTCGAGTGCCAGCGGCTGGCAGACGGCTGCGGCGGTCTCGGCAATCGCGCCGAGATCGCACGCGACATGCGGGACGTCCTCCGGCTTGGCCAGGACCATGAGGGCGTCGGTGACGTCCTTGATGCGCTCGAGTTCGCCCCACATGGCCGCGTAGGCGCCGGGCGCGAGCTCCTCGAGTTGATCGCGAAACAATTGCACAAAACCCATGACGGTGGTCAAAGGGTTGCGGAACTCGTGCGCGATGCTCGCGGCGAGCTGGCCGAGGGCTTCGAGCCGCTCTTCGCGCACGCGGTCGGCGGTTTTCCGCAGGCGCGCGGAGATGTCCCGGGCCTGGATGACGTAACGCGTGGCGGAGTGAGTTTCGATGGGCGTGATGCGGAGCTCCACGTCCACGCGCGCGCCGCCTATCTCCATGGCGAGTTCGCGATCGCGCCCGTCGGCGCCCTCTGGCGTGAGCCATTCGTCAAACATCGCGAAATCCTCGGGTGCGACGAGATCCAGCACGGAGCACCCGATGAGCGCATCCGCGGTCACGCCGCGGGCCGACAGGAAGCCGGGCGACGCGAAGACGATCTCTCCGGAGCTCTCGGCGATGAGGACGAGATCGGCCGAGTGGTCCGCGATGACGCGGTAGGTCTGGCGAGCAGATTCACACTCGTCGACGAGTTGCGCTTGGCGGCGGGAGAGCCAGGCGAAGCTCGCAAACAAGGCGGCCGTGGGCAAAACGACGGGCCATTCCATCTGAGGCGCTGAGAGCAGCGAAGCGAGCGACGCTGGGATGAGGAGCGTCACAGGGTGCAGGCTGCGAAGCGCGTCGAGCACGGAGCGAAACCGCCCCTTGGCCTCGAGGAAAAGCGCGTCGGCGATGAGCCGCACGACCTCAAAGACGACGGCTGCGATGGCCGTGCGAAAGAGGCAGGGCAGAAACGGAACGCGCTCGAGGAGCGCATAGGTGGGCGCAAGGGCGAGCTGATGCGCTCCGAGGGAAAACAAGAGCCTCCGCAGATGGGCGCGCGTGAAGCGGCGGGATCCGGTCCGGATGACAGACGTGGCCACGCCGACGAGAATCGCGGCGCTCGCCGCGGAGAAGCCGTACTGGTCCGCGGCCAGGACGTAACAGAACACGGAGGCTGAGAATCGCCGGCCGCCCGGGAGGTGGAGGGGAAACCATTCGAGCACGCATGCGGCGGCCATGATGGCGAGGAGCCATTCTGGCACTTGGCCGCGAAGCGCAAACGCGGCACAGACCGGCGCGGAGAGGCCGAGTGCCATTAGAATATATGGGAAAGCGCGGCGGAGATTGAAAGTCAATGCGTCATGCGCTCCTTTGCATCCAACAAATGACGCGGCGCGGCTTGGGGTTGTCGACAACCACCCTAAAAGCAGAGAAAGAACCGGGGCGACGCCCCGATTCTTCCTGAGAAAGAGCACACCGCGCCACGAGGGCGACCTTGCATGTCGAAGTGTAGCGCATGGCTTGGCTGTTGAAAAGCGAAAGCTGTCGAATCGAGCGTGCTCGTGTCGAATCGACACACGTCTGTCATACGGGCACTAGCGGGAAGGCCGCAAGCGGCGGGATGGGATGTGCCAGAGGAGCCGGATCGCAAGGCCCATGGCGCAGCCGAGCAGCGTATCGGCAAGCCGCCAGAAGAGCGCGGCGTGCGGGTCGAGTCCGGTCGGGCTGGCCTCGGCGATGAGCATGGCGAGCGGCGTGATGAAAATGACAGCGATGCCGTAGTTTCGCGCGATGAACAGTTCCGCCAGGGTCTGCAGGGCGAAGAGGCACATGGCGAGCGCGAGCGAACGAAGGTGCAGGCTGAGGATGACGCTCGCGACAAGCACCCCGATGACGCTCCCGAGCGCGCGCTGAATGGCGCGGTGAAGCGTGCCCATCACGGTCGTCCCCACGAGCGTAGCGGCGCAACCGACGGCTGTCCAGTAACCGCGCGGGCTGTCGAGCGCCTGTGCGGCGAGGGAAGCGGCGCAGAGGCCGACCGACATGCGCAGCGCGTTGGAGAAGGTCGCGTCCTTCAGACGCAGATGAATGCGCAGCTTGCGCATGACGCGCCTTGCGCCCGAGCGGTGCAGGCGCTGCGCTTGCCCTCGCAGACGTGACGGCCACGCCACAGCAAGCAGGAGGGACAGCAGAAAAGCGACTCCGGCACCCGACAGGATGAGCTCGGCTGAGAATGTGCCAGCGTGCGCCTGCGGTTGTCCGGCCGCGATGGCGGCCGCCATGATGAAGAAGAACGGCCCCGGCGGCGCCATTTCGAGCGCGCCAGCGACGTAGGTGGCGATGCCGCCCACGCCCGCGACGCTGAGAGCTGCCGCGAGGGGGCGGCCAGCTGCGAGCGCGCCGAGCGCGAACGCGGCTGTGAGCCCGAGGCCGACCGCCGCGAGCTTCGCGGCCAGCCTGCGGGGCGGGAGATCTGTCGCGTAGATGCCCGTGAAAGCCCCGATGGACGCGATGAGACCGTCCACGGGGCGGTGAAGCAGGGCGCCAAGGCTGGCGACGGAAAACAGGCTGAGGCCCGCCGACAGCGCCCGCCTCCAAGGCCAGGGAGCCCTGCGCACGACAAACGCGTGAAACAGGCGGGCTTCTCCTTCGGGGCGAGAGGCTGCCGCGCGATGCGCAAGAAGATGACGTCCTTGCCGTTCTCGAGCGTCCACCGTCTCTCCCCCTTTCGCGTGTCCGTCCCGATCGCGCGGCCGAACGCCGCGCGATCGGGACGCAAATGCTCATCATCATTATCGCAAAAGTGGGAGATGGAGGGCGGTGCATGAAAGCGGTTTGAGGTTGACAGTTCGGTGAACGCGCCCTGAGCGTGGTTCGTTTCTGCGGTTCCGAGGGCCTGCTCCGCCTGTCCCGGCTGCCTTAAGCGCGTGTGCATTCAGGGTTTGCGCATCTCGTACGGACGCCCTTTCCAGTGGTCGCCCGTCCGCAGCCAAAAGCGCCGCGCTGAGTCCAACGTCATGAGCGTGTACAAGGCCCCGGCCAACGGGAGTAGGATGGCGCGCGCGGCCGACAGGCGGTAAAACCGGAGGATGGGGATGAACGTCCCGGCGAGAATGGCGTACGCAAGCCCACCGAGTGCGAGCGCCGCGAGTCCTCCGCGCGCGCCCGACCAGGCGCCCACGAGTCCCGCCAGAAGCGCCATGGGCGGCACGACGTACAACAGGAGCATGCCGAGGGCGGTGCCCGCCAAGAGCAGCGCCGAAAAGCGAAGCTGCACGAACGCCGTGCGCGCAATCATGCGCCAGATCTCGCCGAGCGTCTGATATGCGCGCAAGCTCACCACATCGATTCCCAGGCCGAGCCAGAGGCGCCCGCCGCGATCGGCCACGAGTTGCGCGAGCGCACAATCGTCGATCATGGCATGTTGGATGGGCGTGAGCCCCGGGGGCATGGGCAGCTTGCTCCGGCGGACGAGCACACACCCGCCGGCAGCTGCGGCCGTCTTCTTTCTCGGGTCGGCGACCCAGGCAAACGGGTAGAGCTTTGCGAAAAAGTAGACGAAGGCTGGAATGAGCAGCTTCTCCCACGCGCTTTCCGCGCGAAGCCGCACCATGAGCGACACCAGGTCGAGGTTTCGCCGCTCTGCCGCCGCGACCAGGGCCGTGACGCTCGTCGGCGGATGGAGGATGTCCGCGTCGGTGAACAGGATGTACTCGGCGTCGTCGGGCACGTGTTTCAGCCCGTTCTGCATGGCCCAGACCTTGCCCGTCCAGCCCGCGGGCAGCGCCTCTGCCGCCACGACGCGCAGGCGGTCCGAAGCGCCCATTTCTGCGGCCGCGCGCATGGCCACCTGGGCTGTGCCATCGTCGCTGTGATCGTCCACCAGGATGACCTGAAAGCGGCCCGGGTACGCTTGGGACAAAAGGGCGGGCAGGGTGCGCGGCAGGACGTCCGCTTCGTTGCGCGCCGGAACCACCGCGCACACGGCCGGCCAATTTCGCGCTCCTTCTCCCTCCACTTCCTCCGCCGCGCTTTTCGTATCCATCGCCAGGTGCATGCGCCAATACAGCCCGCGCGCGAGCAGGAGGAACAGCCAAGCCGCCAAGCTTACGGCCGCAATCCAGGCCAGCGCAATCACGGCGCCACGCTCCTTTCTCTCTGTCCAATGAAGCCTGTACAACGTCCCTCGAACTCAGTATACTGATTAGAAACTTGCCTGCGGGGATGGATGCCCGTGAGTCAAATTCGCTTTCACCTCGATCGGCTCCTGTCCGAGCGAAACATGAAAATACCCGATCTGGTGAAACGGTCCGGCGTCAACAAAAATACGCTGTACGCCATGAAAAAGAACGCCATCACCCGCGTGGACCTTCGGGTGTTACAGAGAATTTGCGATGCACTGTCCTGCAAGTTGTCCGATCTCATGACTTACGAGCCAGAGGGGGAGACGCATACGAAGGGCCTGCTCTTCATCCTGTCCGGGCCGTCCGGCGCAGGGAAAAACACGCTCATCAACGCGCTCAGGGATCGGTACGATCTCGGCCTGACCTTCATTCCGTCCTTCTCGACGCGGCCGATGCGGCCTGGAGAGACCAACGGAAATCCGTATTACTTCGTGTCCCGCGAGGAGTTCATGCGCATGGTGGAGCAGGGCGAATTCCTCGAGTACGAGACCATCCACGGCAACCTGTACGGCACGCACCTTTTGAGCTACGAGCGCGCGCTCAACGAGGGGCGCGTCATCATCAAGGACATTGACGTCAACGGCGCGCTCAACATGAAGCGCGTATTTGGCGATCGCGTCGTGCTGATTTACGTGCGCCCGACCTGCTTGGACGATCTCGAGGGCAGACTCCATCATCGCGGCGATCACGAGGATGACATCCGCGTTCGCATGCAGCGCCTCAAGTACGAGGAGTCGCTGTCGGACCAGTTCGATTTCCTGATTTTCAATGACGACGTGGCCACGGCGACGGCCGAGCTCGCCCACATCATCCGCACCTGTACGAGAAAGCACGCGTAAAGGCGGGACAACATGCAGCAGGTGAACGCCCATCCCCGCGTGCGCTTCTCGCTGCGGTACAAGATCATCTCCATCCTCTTCGGGGCGATGCTCGTGGTGCTCGCGCTCGGCGGGGCGCTGTTTTATAGCGTCGCGCGCCAGCAGATGCTGAAGAGCGCGGACAAGCAGGCGCAGTTGCTCGCGCAGCAGATCGACCTCGAGATCGAGTCGAGCGAAGCCGGCCAGGCCTACATCGACAACCTGCTAGGCAATGAGCTGCGCATCGCTTCCATCGCCATTGAGAAGCAACTGCCGCCCCACTGGCGCGACGTGACGAACGAACAGCTGCGCCAGCTCTCTGCCCAACTGGGGGTGAGCGGCATCACGCTGCTCGCGCCCACCGCCGACGACATCGTCGGGGTGCGCTCCTCCGATCCGCGCGAAATCGGCCTCTCCACGCGCGGCATGGGCAAATGGTACATCGCCTTTCGCGATCTGCTCGCGGGCAGACCTCAGGCCTCGACGTACGGCACGGCCGAGAAAGACTACTGGTCCGGCCCGTTTGCCAACGCCGCGTCCGATCCCACCAAGGTGGACAAGTGGGGCTATTACTACGACGGCACGACCGACTACATCATCGACCCATTTTACGTACAGACCTCCATTCCGCGCTACGAGCAGGTCGTCAGCGTCAACAGCACCATCCGCCACATCATGCAGACGGAGCCTGACATCCTGTCCATTGCCGTGCTGAACAAGACCTTTGACGAAAAACCCATCCGCTACTCGTACAAGGGCGTCTCGTGGGTGGACATCGCCAACCAGCCCGTCATGTACGGGTCGTATCGGTATGCGCATCACGATCTCGACGTTCACCTGAAGGATCAGGCGCTCGCCACGGGCAAGATGCAGACCGCCATCGACCGCGTGAATGGCACCACGGTGATGAAGGCGTTCATTCCGGAGTCGGAACAGGGCGATCACTACGTGGTCGAGATCGTCATGAACTATCGCCTCATCGCGGCGCAGCTCGCCGATCTGCTGCACGACATGGCTGTTTTGGGCGGGGCGCTTTTGTGTTTGACGGCGCTCCTGTCGTTTGCCGGCGCGGACCTCATCATCCGCCCGCTCAAACGCATCACGGAGGCCGTGGACGAGATCGCCGGCCGAAACTTTGCGGCCCACGTCGAAGTGGCGCGATCGGACGAGATTGGCGTGCTGGCGGCGCACGTCAATGAGATGTCGGAGAGGCTGGTGGATTATCTGCGCGAGTTGACCCGGCGCGAGCGGGGGCGCGGCGTGGACTACCTGGTGATGGCCACGCAGGCGCTGGTGCACGAGCTGGGGACGCCGCTCGCCGCCATTCGCCAGATGTCGGATCTGCTGCCGCGACTGGAGCCCGAGCTCGGCGACAAGGCGCGC
This genomic interval carries:
- a CDS encoding ATP-binding protein; this translates as MTFNLRRAFPYILMALGLSAPVCAAFALRGQVPEWLLAIMAAACVLEWFPLHLPGGRRFSASVFCYVLAADQYGFSAASAAILVGVATSVIRTGSRRFTRAHLRRLLFSLGAHQLALAPTYALLERVPFLPCLFRTAIAAVVFEVVRLIADALFLEAKGRFRSVLDALRSLHPVTLLIPASLASLLSAPQMEWPVVLPTAALFASFAWLSRRQAQLVDECESARQTYRVIADHSADLVLIAESSGEIVFASPGFLSARGVTADALIGCSVLDLVAPEDFAMFDEWLTPEGADGRDRELAMEIGGARVDVELRITPIETHSATRYVIQARDISARLRKTADRVREERLEALGQLAASIAHEFRNPLTTVMGFVQLFRDQLEELAPGAYAAMWGELERIKDVTDALMVLAKPEDVPHVACDLGAIAETAAAVCQPLALERGVKLACGPLEPAQVLGHPGQLRQMFVSLLRNAIEAAAEAQGDVSLSVTATEVGAIATIQHAGEGIPTSLSARPGEPFYDTSERGTGLELMVAHRIALEHGGNLEVKRTTQPRKTVLRLRFPQGNG
- a CDS encoding FUSC family protein, with the protein product MDARERQGRHLLAHRAAASRPEGEARLFHAFVVRRAPWPWRRALSAGLSLFSVASLGALLHRPVDGLIASIGAFTGIYATDLPPRRLAAKLAAVGLGLTAAFALGALAAGRPLAAALSVAGVGGIATYVAGALEMAPPGPFFFIMAAAIAAGQPQAHAGTFSAELILSGAGVAFLLSLLLAVAWPSRLRGQAQRLHRSGARRVMRKLRIHLRLKDATFSNALRMSVGLCAASLAAQALDSPRGYWTAVGCAATLVGTTVMGTLHRAIQRALGSVIGVLVASVILSLHLRSLALAMCLFALQTLAELFIARNYGIAVIFITPLAMLIAEASPTGLDPHAALFWRLADTLLGCAMGLAIRLLWHIPSRRLRPSR
- a CDS encoding glycosyltransferase; protein product: MIALAWIAAVSLAAWLFLLLARGLYWRMHLAMDTKSAAEEVEGEGARNWPAVCAVVPARNEADVLPRTLPALLSQAYPGRFQVILVDDHSDDGTAQVAMRAAAEMGASDRLRVVAAEALPAGWTGKVWAMQNGLKHVPDDAEYILFTDADILHPPTSVTALVAAAERRNLDLVSLMVRLRAESAWEKLLIPAFVYFFAKLYPFAWVADPRKKTAAAAGGCVLVRRSKLPMPPGLTPIQHAMIDDCALAQLVADRGGRLWLGLGIDVVSLRAYQTLGEIWRMIARTAFVQLRFSALLLAGTALGMLLLYVVPPMALLAGLVGAWSGARGGLAALALGGLAYAILAGTFIPILRFYRLSAARAILLPLAGALYTLMTLDSARRFWLRTGDHWKGRPYEMRKP
- the gmk gene encoding guanylate kinase, whose amino-acid sequence is MPVSQIRFHLDRLLSERNMKIPDLVKRSGVNKNTLYAMKKNAITRVDLRVLQRICDALSCKLSDLMTYEPEGETHTKGLLFILSGPSGAGKNTLINALRDRYDLGLTFIPSFSTRPMRPGETNGNPYYFVSREEFMRMVEQGEFLEYETIHGNLYGTHLLSYERALNEGRVIIKDIDVNGALNMKRVFGDRVVLIYVRPTCLDDLEGRLHHRGDHEDDIRVRMQRLKYEESLSDQFDFLIFNDDVATATAELAHIIRTCTRKHA
- a CDS encoding sensor histidine kinase; its protein translation is MQQVNAHPRVRFSLRYKIISILFGAMLVVLALGGALFYSVARQQMLKSADKQAQLLAQQIDLEIESSEAGQAYIDNLLGNELRIASIAIEKQLPPHWRDVTNEQLRQLSAQLGVSGITLLAPTADDIVGVRSSDPREIGLSTRGMGKWYIAFRDLLAGRPQASTYGTAEKDYWSGPFANAASDPTKVDKWGYYYDGTTDYIIDPFYVQTSIPRYEQVVSVNSTIRHIMQTEPDILSIAVLNKTFDEKPIRYSYKGVSWVDIANQPVMYGSYRYAHHDLDVHLKDQALATGKMQTAIDRVNGTTVMKAFIPESEQGDHYVVEIVMNYRLIAAQLADLLHDMAVLGGALLCLTALLSFAGADLIIRPLKRITEAVDEIAGRNFAAHVEVARSDEIGVLAAHVNEMSERLVDYLRELTRRERGRGVDYLVMATQALVHELGTPLAAIRQMSDLLPRLEPELGDKAREILERMRSASEYANRIARDFTAFLRNGMLTVRRRDVVKLVSNAVGLCSPMAQSRRVRLSFHNETGQRHVYLDVDEDKLFGAIVNLVRNAIDAIPDDRARREVDVTLRIEGEELHVDVIDTGVGIPRERWDQIFVPYSSTKKGGLGLGLTFCGLIAIAHGGTVGVVNSSPEGTHIRMRLPLKYEPIQVDA